The Ooceraea biroi isolate clonal line C1 chromosome 1, Obir_v5.4, whole genome shotgun sequence genome has a window encoding:
- the LOC105282764 gene encoding queuine tRNA-ribosyltransferase accessory subunit 2: MKFFTDSVARCAARIGTLSGFERMPNVSFETPLLLIYTKGGSVPHLTKDVFKMVTSEKQLLSVSLPSTLSMMDVIQELDTSFADFVSMKEYIHFLSIHDPAYATTSGFQQLDSISVWSRTGRTLFTAKKYMELVQAYKPDLYVALCDGDTNSSSSAKRVRKAINRSKTLLEQCLDIHLSSDALKSKGVLGAVEGGYNVQAREESIDYLKDKPLAGFVIDGLHNNGPDVQDIPSGQVKQIIKHTINLLPADKVKVSMGCWNPATVLDLVELGVDIFDSSYPYVITEQSQALIFLCDHDACANDQYAMSITEKRYKDDFSPICKKCTCLTCQSHTRAYLHHLQHTKEMLGSVLLMIHNVHQYLQFFAAIRDSIKSGTFDQLQTRIRLKYAAVDSESAVV; encoded by the exons atgaaattcttcACTGATTCTGTAGCACGTTGTGCTGCACGAATTGGTACTCTCAGTGGATTCGAAAGAATGCCTAACGTTTCCTTCGAAACACCTCTACTCCTCATCTATACAAAG GGTGGCAGTGTACCACATTTAACAAAGGATGTTTTCAAAATGGTAACGTCAGAGAAGCAACTACTGTCTGTTTCACTTCCCTCTACACTGTCAATGATGGATGTTATTCAGGAACTTGACACTTCTTTTGCCGACTTCGTTAGCATGAAG gaatatatacattttttatctatACACGATCCCGCGTATGCCACTACTTCTGGCTTCCAGCAGTTGGACTCTATTTCAGTCTGGTCTAGAACGGGAAGAACTCTCTTCACGGCTAAGAAATACATGGAGCTCGTGCAAGCTTACAAGCCAGATCTCTATGTTGCCCTCTGTGATGGAGATACGAACAGCAGTAGTAGCGCAAAGCGAGTGAGGAAAGCGATTAATCGAAGTAAAACTTTGCTGGAACAGTGCTTGGATATACATTTGAGCTCGGATGCGTTAAAATCTAAAGGAGTATTAGGCGCGGTGGAAGGCGGCTATAACGTACAAGCCAGGGAAGAATCCATAGATTACTTGAAGGATAAACCTTTGGCAGGATTTGTGATAGACGGATTGCATAATAATGGGCCGGACGTGCAGGACATTCCGTCGGGACAAGTGAAACAAATAATCAAACATACTATT AATTTGCTGCCTGCTGACAAAGTAAAAGTATCGATGGGCTGTTGGAACCCGGCCACCGTACTCGATCTTGTTGAGTTGGGAGTAGATATATTCGACTCGTCCTATCCATATGTGATTACCGAGCAGTCGCAGGCTTTGATATTTTTGTGTGATCACGACGCTTGCGCGAATGACCAATACGCGATGTCGATAACAGAAAAGAG GTATAAAGACGACTTCTCCCCTATTTGTAAAAAGTGCACATGCCTCACGTGTCAGAGTCACACGAGAGCGTATCTTCATCATTTACAACACACCAAGGAAATGCTTGGCTCAGTGCTTTTAATGAT CCACAATGTCCATCAGTATCTTCAGTTCTTCGCTGCTATTCGTGACAGTATAAAAAGTGGAACGTTCGATCAGCTCCAAACGAGAATTCGTCTGAAGTACGCGGCTGTCGACTCGGAATCCGCCGTTgtgtaa
- the LOC105282765 gene encoding ZZ-type zinc finger-containing protein 3: protein MDYEEAKCPDEEENEFYFESDHLALKGNKDYSAFLKTIVILEAQRTRAIEDLDKLMSARARAMKDPISFVAQLQNGDFPELPGLQKIAELPYIDWSQYNIAVPDIRRPQTRHGHLLPQVQSKAEQESGKVLVRGRAFDDSKPETFNQLWTMEEQRRLEELLKEYPPEEVEMRRWTKIANALGNRTPKQVSSRVQKYFIKLLRAGLPIPGKGPKLKLDAKKGLTHRHRNNHLLFKRSTFFPHQDISCNMSEEIKEQSVADELVDNTTSRGSDDNPELRQISLLRQVKAEKEQDSSSMYKHVGYKCAGCGEDPLKGTRWHCAECYSGIDLCGDCAVTQFESEKPVHDPSHRLIPMKPPQCTRSYDVDYFPQSFSASSYNYLDPNFLPE, encoded by the exons ATGGATTACGAGGAGGCAAAGTGCCcggacgaggaggagaacgAGTTTTACTTCGAGTCTGATCATCTGGCATTGAAGGGCAACAAAGATTACAGTGCCTTCTTGAAGACGATAGTCATTCTCGAGGCCCAACGGACACGGGCGATAGAAGATCTGGACAAGCTCATGTCCGCACGCGCCAGAGCTATGAAGGATCCGATATCGTTCGTGGCGCAGTTGCAAAACGGTGACTTCCCGGAGCTGCCTGGTCTGCAGAAGATCGCCGAGCTCCCTTACATCGACTGGTCGCAGTACAACATAGCGGTGCCGGACATACGCAGACCGCAAACTCGACACGGACACTTGCTGCCTCAGGTTCAATCAAAGGCTGAACAGGAGTCCGGGAAG GTGCTGGTCAGAGGACGTGCTTTCGACGACAGCAAGCCTGAGACTTTCAATCAGTTATGGACGATGGAGGAGCAGAGGCGACTCGAGGAACTCTTGAAAGAATATCCTCCAGAGGAAGTAGAGATGAGACGTTGGACTAAGATAGCAAACGCGTTAG GGAACCGTACGCCCAAGCAAGTATCCAGTAGAGTACAAAAGTACTTTATTAAGCTGCTAAGGGCAGGTTTGCCCATTCCTGGGAAAGGGCCTAAATTGAAACTCGATGCCAAAAAGGGTTTAACTCACCGACACCGTAACAATCATTTGCTGTTTAAACGCTCAACGTTCTTCCCACATCAAGATATTTCCTGCAACATGTCGGAGGAGATCAAGGAGCAGTCTGTAGCAGACGAGCTC GTGGACAACACGACAAGCAGAGGAAGCGATGATAATCCTGAGTTGAGGCAAATCAGTCTGCTGCGTCAGGTGAAGGCTGAAAAGGAGCAGGATTCCTCTTCCATGTACAAGCATGTTGGATACAAG TGCGCAGGGTGCGGCGAGGACCCTCTGAAGGGAACTAGGTGGCATTGCGCGGAGTGTTACAGCGGAATCGATCTGTGCGGCGACTGTGCAGTGACGCAATTCGAATCGGAGAAACCCGTGCACGATCCATCCCACAGACTGATTCCCATGAAACCACCGCAGTGCACCAGAAGCTACGACGTCGATTACTTTCCACAAAGCTTCAGCGCTTCTTCCTACAACTATCTCGATCCAAATTTCCTGCCTGAATAG
- the LOC105282766 gene encoding b(0,+)-type amino acid transporter 1, translating to MAQGKEAQAAGKIELKRELGLFSAVSIILAVMIGSGIFVSPTSALERSGSVGFCLIVWASCGLLSLLGALAFAELSTVVPRSGAEYAYFIEAFGPLHSYAGQIPAFTCSWIYVMLLRPAEVAVIILTFAEYSVQPFSGYLQDLPADSMAILKKLIAILALGLITYINLISVKLYVKVQNVFTVCKVLACVVVIIGGICWLSAGHVELLKDPFRGTTTSIGSVALAFYSGLWAYDGWSSAAIVTEEIQKPEVNILRSILIAVPTITFLYVCMNLMYMAALTMPEMVSAPAVAVLWADRVLPAWMGFAIPLGVALSTFGCALSVQFGVSRLCFVAGREGHVPRVFSYVHVEKMTPAAAVAFQGALSLICLLLGNIIALIEFASFLTWVFYGLAMISLIIMRRTKPNAPRPYAVPIVVPWLVLCVSIFLAVLPIIHEPSVKYLLAVAFILCGVVVYHVFVYRKIRSSLSAKLTYFVQALCLVVAPDKQED from the exons ATGGCACAGGGAAAGGAAGCACAAGCAGCCGGGAAAATCGAGCTGAAGAGAGAACTGGGACTCTTCAGCGCGGTCAGCATCATCCTAGCGGTGATGATAG GCTCCGGCATCTTTGTGTCACCGACCAGCGCTCTTGAGCGATCAGGATCCGTCGGATTTTGCCTGATCGTTTGGGCCAGCTGCGGCCTGCTGTCCCTTTTGGGCGCGCTCGCCTTCGCCGAGCTGAGCACGGTGGTGCCACGTTCCGGCGCGGAATATGCGTACTTCATCGAGGCTTTCGGGCCGCTGCACTCTTACGCTGGTCAAATACCGGCGTTCACCTGCTCCTGGATCTACGTGATGCTGCTGCGACCGGCGGAAGTGGCGGTGATCATACTGACCTTCGCGGAATACAGCGTGCAGCCGTTTTCCGGCTATCTGCAGGACCTACCCGCCGACTCTATGGCGATCCTGAAGAAACTCATAGCCATCCTGGCGTTGGGCCTGATAACGTACATCAATCTCATCAGCGTGAAGCTCTACGTGAAGGTGCAGAACGTGTTCACCGTGTGCAAAGTGCTCGCTTGCGTCGTCGTGATCATCGGCGGGATATGTTGGCTGAGCGCGGGTCACGTGGAGCTGCTCAAGGATCCGTTTCGCGGCACCACCACGTCGATCGGTAGCGTGGCCTTGGCCTTCTACAGCGGTCTCTGGGCGTACGACGGCTGGAGCTCGGCCGCGATCGTCACTGAAGAAATCCAGAAGCCGGAGGTCAACATCCTCAGGAGCATTCTCATCGCTGTGCCGACCATCACATTCCTCTACGTGTGCATGAACCTGATGTACATGGCGGCACTGACGATGCCAGAGATGGTGAGCGCGCCGGCGGTGGCAGTCCTCTGGGCAGACCGAGTCCTGCCAGCCTGGATGGGCTTCGCGATCCCGCTCGGTGTCGCATTATCGACCTTCGGGTGTGCCTTGAGCGTGCAGTTCGGCGTGTCCCGATTGTGCTTCGTCGCGGGCCGAGAGGGCCACGTGCCGCGCGTCTTCAGCTACGTGCACGTCGAGAAGATGAcaccggcggcggcggtggcctTCCAGGGCGCGCTCTCGTTAATATGCCTGCTGCTCGGCAACATAATCGCCCTGATCGAGTTCGCCAGTTTCCTCACGTGGGTGTTCTACGGATTAGCCATGATCTCGCTCATAATCATGCGGCGAACAAAACCAAACGCTCCTAGACCGTACGCCGTGCCCATCGTGGTACCCTGGCTGGTGCTGTGCGTCTCCATCTTCCTCGCGGTGTTGCCCATTATTCATGAACCGTCGGTGAAGTACCTCCTCGCAGTTGCATTCATCCTGTGCGGTGTTGTCGTGTACCACGTTTTTGTGTACAGGAAGATAAGGAGCTCTTTGTCGG CCAAGCTGACATACTTCGTACAAGCGCTGTGCCTAGTTGTTGCACCAGACAAACAGGAAGACTGA
- the LOC105282769 gene encoding sorting nexin-16 codes for MLHIIHPLLIQFVGVKMSNSEAGVGCISEVTLAISKARSSQAGTGRVLDSPDSDESGHSNSFTVQQFNYPVGNSTSSNILQSPLTSGDLRIPILGYEIVEERARFTVYKLRVELKNGDCWFVFRRYTDFVRLLVQLKRQKVPIVHLSLPRKKWLGDNFAPSFLEQRIDGLQTFINGILSSPVLITVSCVREFFCLDEPPALSDTAEESRAIFEALEDTIYNLRQQLRERDVALASEKAQCNEFRKKLHQILSERQTCSKCGATQ; via the exons ATGCTCCATATTATTCATCCGTTACTAATACAG TTTGTGGGAGTTAAAATGTCCAATTCTGAGGCTGGTGTGGGATGCATTAGTGAGGTAACGCTTGCGATTAGTAAAGCAAGAAGTTCTCAAGCAGGTACTGGAAGAGTTCTCGATAGTCCGGACTCTGACGAATCTGGCCACTCAAATTCGTTTACTGTGCAACAATTTAACTACCCCGTTGGTAACAGCACCAGCTCAAATATTCTTCAGTCGCCTCTTACTAGCGGTGACTTGAGAATACCTATTCTTGGTTATGAGATTGTGGAAGAAAGAGCTAGATTTACG GTTTACAAACTTCGAGTTGAATTGAAGAATGGCGATTGTTGGTTCGTGTTTAGAAGATACACGGACTTCGTTCGCCTGCTAGTTCAACTAAAAAGACAGAAAGTTCCTATTGTTCACTTATCACTGCCGAGAAAAAAGTGGCTCGGCGATAACTTTGCTCCGAGCTTTCTGGAACAGAGGATAGATGGGCTGCAGACGTTTATTAATGGAATTTTGAGTAGTCCAGTTCTCATAACCGTCTCATGCGTGAGAGAATTCTTTTGTTTGGACGAACCCCCGGCGTTATCCGATACAGCAGAAGAATCTAGA GCAATATTTGAGGCATTGGAGGATACGATCTATAATTTAAGGCAGCAACTAAGAGAGCGTGATGTGGCACTCGCGTCTGAGAAAGctcaatgtaatgaatttcgCAAGAAGCTTCATCAGATTTTGAG TGAGAGACAAACCTGTTCGAAATGTGGTGCAACCCAATAG
- the LOC105282767 gene encoding ethanolaminephosphotransferase 1 isoform X1, with protein MHRKLRFEVEYLTEEHLTGFESYKYSSLDTSPLSVYVMHPFWNKVVQYCPKWVAPNVLTFTGFLFTVLNFMLFAGYDYYFYASSDDNPEYPPIPQWVFAVAAFNIFMAYTLDGIDGKQARRTQTSGPLGELFDHGLDSWTAMLITVCMYSVFGRTDHSVSPLRMYFILWNVFINFYLSHWEKYNTGVLFLPWGYDASMLATVIVFTLTSIGGHEAWKFELPGGISAGMMFEMLFYVSALVSNLPVVLWNIYNSYKDKTGKMRTFPEAIRPLVPLLLLLAISTIWIVHSPNDILEKDPRIIYFAIGTIFSNICCRLIVSQMSNTRCEILPWILLPVAVGAIFSFILPSVDLECMYLVSTVALVAHIHYGACVVSNKKLDTICKTSSYTFKSSILHIVTSMLICRCARCAVTSVFKRSP; from the exons ATGCATCGCAAATTAAGGTTCGAGGTGGAATATCTGACGGAGGAGCATCTTACGGGGTTCGAAAGTTATAAG TATAGCTCCCTGGATACAAGCCCTCTAAGTGTTTATGTTATGCATCCCTTTTGGAACAAAGTAGTACAG TATTGTCCAAAATGGGTTGCACCAAACGTACTAACTTTCACTGGATTTCTTTTTACCGTGTTGAACTTTATGTTATTTGCTGGTTACGATTACTATTTTTATGCGTCCAGTGATGACAACCCAGAATACCCACCAATACCGCAATGGGTTTTTGCTGTGGCTGCTTTTAACATTTTCATGGCGTATACGCTTG ATGGAATAGACGGTAAGCAGGCAAGACGTACGCAAACTTCTGGGCCTTTAGGAGAGCTGTTCGATCATGGGTTAGACAGTTGGACAGCCATGTTGATTACCGTGTGCATGTACTCGGTCTTCGGCAGAACGGATCACAGCGTTTCGCCGTTACGAATGTACTTCATACTGTGGAacgtattcattaatttttacctGAGCCACTGGGAAAAATATAACACGGGTGTCCTATTTCTTCCTTGGGGATACGATGCTTCCATGCTA gCAACTGTCATAGTATTTACTCTTACCAGTATAGGTGGACATGAAGCCTGGAAATTTGAATTGCCAGGCGGTATATCAGCGGGAATGATGTTTGAAATGTTGTTTTACGTCAGTGCGCTCGTGTCCAATTTGCCGGTTGTTCTATGGAACATATACAA CTCCTACAAAGATAAAACTGGCAAAATGAGGACATTTCCAGAAGCTATAAGACCCTTAGTACCTTTGCTTCTGCTCCTCGCGATTTCCACCATCTGGATAGTACACTCTCCAAAcgatattttagaaaaagatcccagaataatatatttcgccATTGGCACTATCTTCTCTAATATATGC TGTCGATTAATTGTATCGCAAATGAGCAATACCAGATGCGAGATATTACCATGGATACTGCTGCCGGTTGCAGTAGGTgccattttctcatttatCTTGCCTAGTGTAGATCTGGAATGTATGTATTTAGTGTCTACAGTGGCCTTGGTGGCACACATCCATTATGGCGCTTGTGTGGTAAGCAATAAAAAACTTGATACGATTTGCAAGACATCTTCGTACACTTTCAAGTCATCGATACTTCACATCGTCACTTCTATGTTGATTTGCAGGTGCGCCAGATGTGCCGTCACTTCCGTATTCAAACGTTCTCCATAA
- the LOC105282767 gene encoding ethanolaminephosphotransferase 1 isoform X2, which translates to MHRKLRFEVEYLTEEHLTGFESYKYSSLDTSPLSVYVMHPFWNKVVQYCPKWVAPNVLTFTGFLFTVLNFMLFAGYDYYFYASSDDNPEYPPIPQWVFAVAAFNIFMAYTLDGIDGKQARRTQTSGPLGELFDHGLDSWTAMLITVCMYSVFGRTDHSVSPLRMYFILWNVFINFYLSHWEKYNTGVLFLPWGYDASMLATVIVFTLTSIGGHEAWKFELPGGISAGMMFEMLFYVSALVSNLPVVLWNIYNSYKDKTGKMRTFPEAIRPLVPLLLLLAISTIWIVHSPNDILEKDPRIIYFAIGTIFSNICCRLIVSQMSNTRCEILPWILLPVAVGAIFSFILPSVDLECMYLVSTVALVAHIHYGACVVRQMCRHFRIQTFSIKDHSD; encoded by the exons ATGCATCGCAAATTAAGGTTCGAGGTGGAATATCTGACGGAGGAGCATCTTACGGGGTTCGAAAGTTATAAG TATAGCTCCCTGGATACAAGCCCTCTAAGTGTTTATGTTATGCATCCCTTTTGGAACAAAGTAGTACAG TATTGTCCAAAATGGGTTGCACCAAACGTACTAACTTTCACTGGATTTCTTTTTACCGTGTTGAACTTTATGTTATTTGCTGGTTACGATTACTATTTTTATGCGTCCAGTGATGACAACCCAGAATACCCACCAATACCGCAATGGGTTTTTGCTGTGGCTGCTTTTAACATTTTCATGGCGTATACGCTTG ATGGAATAGACGGTAAGCAGGCAAGACGTACGCAAACTTCTGGGCCTTTAGGAGAGCTGTTCGATCATGGGTTAGACAGTTGGACAGCCATGTTGATTACCGTGTGCATGTACTCGGTCTTCGGCAGAACGGATCACAGCGTTTCGCCGTTACGAATGTACTTCATACTGTGGAacgtattcattaatttttacctGAGCCACTGGGAAAAATATAACACGGGTGTCCTATTTCTTCCTTGGGGATACGATGCTTCCATGCTA gCAACTGTCATAGTATTTACTCTTACCAGTATAGGTGGACATGAAGCCTGGAAATTTGAATTGCCAGGCGGTATATCAGCGGGAATGATGTTTGAAATGTTGTTTTACGTCAGTGCGCTCGTGTCCAATTTGCCGGTTGTTCTATGGAACATATACAA CTCCTACAAAGATAAAACTGGCAAAATGAGGACATTTCCAGAAGCTATAAGACCCTTAGTACCTTTGCTTCTGCTCCTCGCGATTTCCACCATCTGGATAGTACACTCTCCAAAcgatattttagaaaaagatcccagaataatatatttcgccATTGGCACTATCTTCTCTAATATATGC TGTCGATTAATTGTATCGCAAATGAGCAATACCAGATGCGAGATATTACCATGGATACTGCTGCCGGTTGCAGTAGGTgccattttctcatttatCTTGCCTAGTGTAGATCTGGAATGTATGTATTTAGTGTCTACAGTGGCCTTGGTGGCACACATCCATTATGGCGCTTGTGTG GTGCGCCAGATGTGCCGTCACTTCCGTATTCAAACGTTCTCCATAAAGGATCACTCCGATTGA